A single genomic interval of Coturnix japonica isolate 7356 chromosome 14, Coturnix japonica 2.1, whole genome shotgun sequence harbors:
- the SSTR5 gene encoding somatostatin receptor type 5, producing the protein MDPLYFSNTFNMDSSSSDLNSSLLTNTTENGTLSEQLPFKYIHKVLIPIFYILVCAVGLSGNTLVIYVVLRYAKMKTVTNIYILNLAVADVLFMLGLPFLATQNAISYWPFGSFLCRLVMTVDGINQFTSIFCLTVMSMDRYLAVVHPIKSTKWRRPRVAKLISMTVWTFSFLVVLPVFIFSDVQEDFHTCNMNWPEPVNIWSAAFIIYTSVLGFFGPLLVICLCYLLIVIKVKSSGIRVGSTRRRRSERKVTRMVVIIVVVFVFCWLPFYMMNIVNLIFILPEDPVLVGVYFFVVVLSYANSCANPILYGFLSDNFKQSFQKVLCLRKGNGVEDGDPIEHRQENSSRLQESMLTQRNIEYNGHMQTSKV; encoded by the coding sequence ATGGATCCTTTATACTTTTCCAACACATTTAACATGGACTCAAGTTCCAGTGATTTGAACTCCTCGCTGCTGACAAATACAACAGAGAATGGGACACTCTCAGAGCAGCTCCCATTCAAATACATCCACAAAGTCCTGATTCCCATCTTTTACATCCTGGTATGTGCAGTTGGACTCAGTGGCAACACATTGGTTATATATGTGGTTTTGCGTTATGCCAAGATGAAAACTGTCACCAACATTTACATCTTGAATTTGGCTGTTGCTGATGTACTCTTCATGTTGGGCCTGCCCTTCCTGGCCACACAAAATGCCATCTCCTACTGGCCTTTCGGCTCCTTTCTGTGCAGGCTGGTTATGACTGTAGATGGTATTAACCAATTcacaagtattttctgtttgactGTGATGAGCATGGATCGCTACCTGGCAGTAGTTCATCCCATTAAATCAACCAAGTGGAGACGTCCCAGGGTGGCCAAACTCATCAGTATGACTGTCTGGACGTTCTCATTCCTGGTGGTGCTTCCAGTCTTTATCTTTTCGGACGTGCAGGAAGACTTTCACACCTGCAACATGAACTGGCCAGAGCCTGTCAACATCTGGTCTGCAGCGTTCATCATCTATACATCAGTCCTTGGGTTCTTTGGTCCTTTGTTGGTGATCTGTCTGTGCTACTTGCTGATTGTGATTAAAGTCAAATCTTCAGGGATTCGAGTTGGGTCTACAAGGCGCAGGAGATCGGAGAGGAAAGTGACCAGGATGGTGGTGATCATTGTGGTTGTCTTTGTGTTCTGCTGGCTCCCATTTTACATGATGAACATTGTCAATTTGATATTTATACTGCCAGAAGACCCTGTGCTGGTGGGGGTGTATTTCTTCGTGGTGGTTCTGTCCTATGCGAACAGCTGTGCCAACCCTATTCTTTATGGATTTCTTTCCGACAACTTCAAGCAGAGTTTTCAGAAAGTCCTTTGCCTCCGGAAGGGCAATGGCGTAGAGGATGGTGACCCCATTGAACACAGGCAAGAGAACAGCAGTCGCTTGCAGGAATCAATGTTAACCCAGAGGAATATTGAGTACAATGGACACATGCAGACTAGCAAGGTGTGA